Proteins encoded by one window of Alphaproteobacteria bacterium SS10:
- a CDS encoding gamma-glutamylcyclotransferase: MAKDLAPGGGGDNGTDGPAIGRSWAGGEKPDLNDLMTTHPVTGERGIFIFAYGSLCANPPPGQTNRYETAITGFRRDFAVQDIFYRGTEEKPGLTLGLDVSEGTVVPGAVYFAPESSADKMLDEVHRQETPKGMEDIYRPQIVETNIGRGKSVPAMAYMANPESALYVGQSLSKDEKAAQIASSYGIPNNDYAKRTRPEGRIGKTDLEYLAMTSINLEDAQNGDAYLSSLTELAVQKREEMINSGDPKQVQLAGLLAEMEQDTAVEKAFKDRIGVDVVVEAASKMRPGAAPKIDPGAAANEGDYGADQHVVSTEGVLAWLAEQRAKKADLGKAAPGDEPPRRAVGGP, encoded by the coding sequence ATGGCGAAGGATTTGGCACCAGGTGGCGGCGGCGATAACGGGACAGATGGCCCGGCGATCGGACGCAGCTGGGCTGGCGGCGAAAAGCCTGACCTGAACGACCTAATGACCACGCACCCTGTGACCGGTGAGCGTGGTATTTTTATTTTCGCCTACGGCTCCCTCTGCGCAAATCCACCACCAGGCCAGACCAATCGCTACGAAACAGCGATTACCGGGTTCCGTCGTGATTTTGCCGTTCAAGACATCTTCTATCGCGGCACTGAGGAAAAGCCCGGCCTGACCCTTGGCCTAGACGTGTCCGAAGGCACCGTCGTTCCGGGTGCCGTCTATTTCGCGCCAGAGAGCAGCGCCGATAAGATGTTGGATGAGGTGCATCGGCAAGAAACGCCGAAGGGCATGGAAGACATCTATCGCCCCCAAATCGTTGAGACCAATATCGGCCGCGGTAAGAGCGTGCCGGCCATGGCCTATATGGCCAACCCTGAGAGCGCCCTCTATGTCGGGCAGAGCCTGTCTAAAGATGAAAAGGCGGCACAGATCGCCAGCTCTTACGGTATTCCAAACAACGACTACGCCAAGCGTACCCGCCCAGAAGGCCGGATCGGTAAAACCGATCTTGAATATCTGGCGATGACCTCAATCAACCTTGAGGACGCGCAGAACGGCGATGCCTATCTCAGCAGCCTGACCGAACTTGCCGTTCAAAAGCGGGAAGAGATGATCAATAGCGGCGACCCCAAGCAGGTCCAGCTAGCCGGTCTACTGGCGGAGATGGAGCAAGACACAGCCGTTGAGAAGGCGTTTAAAGATCGCATCGGTGTTGATGTTGTGGTTGAGGCCGCAAGCAAGATGCGCCCAGGTGCAGCACCAAAGATTGATCCAGGTGCCGCCGCTAATGAAGGGGATTACGGCGCCGATCAGCATGTGGTTAGCACCGAAGGTGTTTTGGCCTGGCTCGCGGAACAGCGCGCTAAGAAGGCCGATCTGGGCAAAGCAGCGCCAGGTGATGAACCACCACGCCGTGCCGTTGGCGGCCCATAG
- the rpmI gene encoding 50S ribosomal protein L35 produces MPKMKTRSSTKGRFKITGSGKVKARAAFRRHMMENKSKKMKRQSRSPFILEDGDARPVKRHMMPYGKKFQ; encoded by the coding sequence ATGCCCAAAATGAAGACGCGAAGCAGCACGAAAGGCCGCTTCAAGATCACGGGTAGTGGTAAGGTTAAGGCGCGCGCCGCCTTCCGTCGCCACATGATGGAAAACAAATCCAAGAAGATGAAGCGCCAATCACGGTCGCCTTTCATCCTCGAAGACGGCGATGCGCGCCCTGTGAAGCGCCACATGATGCCGTACGGCAAAAAGTTTCAATAA
- the rplT gene encoding 50S ribosomal protein L20, which translates to MARVKRGVTTHARHRKIIKAAKGTRGRQNNTFRAANQRVEKNGQYAYRDRRQKKRQFRALWIQRINAGARANGLTYSRLMDGLNKAGIELDRKVLSDIAIRDAAAFTALVEQAKAALGQAA; encoded by the coding sequence ATGGCACGTGTAAAACGCGGCGTGACGACTCACGCTCGTCACCGCAAGATCATTAAGGCTGCTAAAGGCACCCGTGGTCGTCAGAACAACACCTTCCGCGCAGCTAACCAGCGCGTGGAGAAGAACGGGCAATACGCCTATCGCGACCGGCGCCAGAAGAAGCGTCAGTTCCGCGCCCTGTGGATCCAACGGATCAACGCTGGCGCCCGCGCGAATGGCCTAACCTATTCCCGCCTCATGGACGGCTTGAACAAGGCTGGTATCGAGCTGGACCGTAAGGTTCTCTCTGATATCGCTATCCGCGACGCCGCGGCGTTTACCGCCCTGGTCGAGCAGGCGAAGGCTGCCCTCGGCCAGGCCGCATAA